A window of Dehalococcoidia bacterium genomic DNA:
TCGCTCATCCCGGATATTCGGCGGGTGTTTGCGTATCACGGGGCCGAACATAAGACGGTGAATGCCTACGAAGCCGGAGCCCCTCTGGAGGTCAGCGAGGTTCAAAAGTACAGCACGGCGCACAGTCGCTGCGGAACCGGATTTCTTCTAATCGTAATGATGATCGCCCTGGTGGTTTTCGTTTTCACCGGCCAGCCCGCTTTATGGATTCGCTTGCTTTCGCGTATTATCCTTCTGCCGATCATTGCCGCGTTCGGCTATGAGCTGATTCATTTCACCGCGGATCGCATGGATAATAGCATAGTTAAAACGCTCATGCGTCCGAGTCTGGCCCTTCAAGCGCTGACCACCCGTCAGCCCGATGATCAAATGGTGGCGGTGGCCATAGAGGCGCTGAACGGGGTGCTGGAACCTGAAGCAATCCAACAACCCTCCGCGGGTTGACTCCGTTACTCTTCGCCGAGCTTCCGATAGAAGCAGGACCGGTTTCCGGTGTGGCACACAGGTCCGACAGGTTCCGCTTTGATCACGAGGGCGTCGAGGTCGCAATCGATGAGGATTTCCCTCACATTGATGAAATTCCCCGAAGTGGCTCCCTTGTGCCACAATTCCTTCCGGCTCCGGCTCCAGAACCATGCCTGTCTGCTGGCCCTGGTTCTTTCCAATGACTCCTGGTTCATATAGCCCAGCATGAGCACTTCTCCGGTGTTGGCATCCTGGATGATGGCCGGGATCAGACCTTTATCATCGAATTTTGGCATCATATCTCTCTTTCTAAGTGTAGATTTGCGCTATTCTTAGGGGCTGCGTTAACTCAACCCCCTAACCCCCAATCGTTGGGGGAAGGAAAAGGAATTTGGGGGACACC
This region includes:
- the hisI gene encoding phosphoribosyl-AMP cyclohydrolase, producing the protein MMPKFDDKGLIPAIIQDANTGEVLMLGYMNQESLERTRASRQAWFWSRSRKELWHKGATSGNFINVREILIDCDLDALVIKAEPVGPVCHTGNRSCFYRKLGEE